The genomic region CCTACGCGCACTACCTGCTGGCCACCTTCCCCCGGCGCGCGCTCGCGCTGCCCAGCGCCGGCTTCCGCTGCTGCGCCGCCCCCGGGCCGCACGTGGCGCTGGCCGTGCGCTACAACCGCGTGGGCATCCTGCGCCGCATCCTGCGCACCGTGCGGGACTTCCCGGCCGAGGAGCGCGCGCGCCTGCTGGACCGCCGGGGCTGCGGCCGCGTGGAGGGCGGTGGCACGTCGCTGCACGTGGCCTGCGAACTGGCGCGGCCCGAGTGCCTCTTCCTGCTGCTCGGCCACGGAGCCTCGCCCGGCCTGCGGGATGGCGGGGGCCTCACGCCACTCGAGCTGCTGCTGCGCCAGCTGGGCCACGACTCCGGGGCCGCCCCTGCCAGCGGGGCGCCCGCGGCGCCCGGGGAGGCGCGCCAGCGCCGCCTGCTGCTGCTGGACCTGCTGGTGCTGTACGCGCCCGCCGACGCCGCCCGCCTGGCCCGCTGCGAGCTGCTGGGCGACCGGCCGCGCTGGCAGCGGCTGCTGGGCGAAGACAAGTTCCAGTGGCTGGCGGGCCTGGCGCCGCCCTCGCTCTTCGTGCGCGCCATGCAGGTGCTGGTCGCCGCCATCTCGCCCGGCCGCTTCCCCGAGGCCCTGGATGAGCTGCCGCTGCCGCCCTTCCTGCAGCCGCTGGACCTCACGGGCAAGGGCTAGCCCGCGGCGCCCcggactgggctgggctggggagaagaCTGTTTTCGGAGGTTGTGCTGGCACTTTACATGTGTTGGTTGCTGTACGTGAGACTCTGCCTCATCTGTCCCAccaggggggccgggaggggggcagctgggctCCCAAGCAGCAGGTTTTCAGAGTCTGGTTGGGCTCCGTGCGTGGCCTCGCTGCGCAAAGCGGGGTTGAGGGGTCACGTGGCTCCCAAGAGCAGGCCTTGACCTCAGCTCACTGCCCAGCCTGAGGAAGGTGAGGGTCAGCCTTCCACCTGCATCTAGATTCTAGAACCTCCTGGAAGGCTATCCCTCTGGGAGTGACCGCTaagctgagcagggctgtggaCTGAGCAGGGGGCTGGGTCTGGAGGGCAAGGAGGGCAGGAAGGCTGCGGTGCGCC from Eptesicus fuscus isolate TK198812 chromosome 5, DD_ASM_mEF_20220401, whole genome shotgun sequence harbors:
- the ANKRD9 gene encoding ankyrin repeat domain-containing protein 9, with amino-acid sequence MPWDAQRPGGAEGASAARLRAQKQCRKSSFAFYQAVRDLLPVWLLEDMRASEAFHWDERGLAAAYSPSEALLYALVHDHRAYAHYLLATFPRRALALPSAGFRCCAAPGPHVALAVRYNRVGILRRILRTVRDFPAEERARLLDRRGCGRVEGGGTSLHVACELARPECLFLLLGHGASPGLRDGGGLTPLELLLRQLGHDSGAAPASGAPAAPGEARQRRLLLLDLLVLYAPADAARLARCELLGDRPRWQRLLGEDKFQWLAGLAPPSLFVRAMQVLVAAISPGRFPEALDELPLPPFLQPLDLTGKG